ATTAGTTCTGTGTCATTTGTCGTTTATCTTTTGTTCTTTGTCGAGAACTAATGACTAATGACCAATGACTAATGACTAATGACTAATAGATGTGTGATTCAATTTGACTTAAGGGTACAAAACACTCTTGAGGTAAAAGAACTGGTTGGTTAGTAAAAATAACCTTACCTCGATGATTAACACGATTAATTGCTACACCGGAAGGTTGCCCAGCGATTTCGGGATGGACTTCACAGTGAGTATAGTATATCTGCCCAGCAGCTCTGATTACAGCAGGATCAATCAAAGGCGATTGGTTCTTGGGGGCGGTGAAATTTACTGGATTCTGTCGTAATGCGTACACTATCGACTGTTATTTGATTGCTAGATTTCCCTTTAGTCTACCCGAAACTTATAGCAAAGGTTGCCAAATTGGCACAGGTTGCTCCACAAAATTATTTTTGTTCAAGAGCCTTAATGAGCGAGTCTCCCATAGCGCGGCAACCAAGGAGGTTTTTTCCTGGAGAAATTATATCCCCAGTGCGATCGCCTTGCTCTAAAACTTGGAATACGGCTTGTTCGATACGATCTGCCGCTTTTGGTTGGTCTAAAGCGTAGCGTAGCATCATCGCCGCACTCAAAACCTGTGCTAGAGGATTGGCCTTATCCTGTCCAGCAATATCTGGAGCAGAACCATGAACTGGTTCAAACACACCAGGCCCAGAAGCACCCAAACTCGCTGAGGGTAACATCCCAATACTACCGGTAAGCATGGCAGCAGCATCAGAGAGAATATCGCCAAACAAATTGCCTGTAACAATGGTGTCGAACTGCTTAGGAGCGCGTACTAACTGCATAGCAGCATTATCTACATATAAATGAGAGAGTTCGATATCTGGATATTCTTGTGAAAGTTGGGTGATGCGATCGCGCCACAACTGAGATACTTCTAATACGTTCGCCTTATCCACAGAACAAAGTTTTCCGCCACGTTTTCTAGCGGCTTCAAAGGCCACCCGCCCAATGCGTTCAATTTCTGATTCGGTGTAAACCATTGTATTTACACCGCGTTTTTCACCCGTTTCTGTGGCAAAAATCCCTTTAGGTTTACCGAAGTAAATCCCACCAGTGAGTTCGCGCACCACCATAATATCCACGCCTTCCACAACTTCGCGTTTCAAAGTCGAGGCATCAATTAACTGGGGCAAAATTTTCGCTGGGCGCAAATTGGCAAATAATCCCAAACCTGCACGCAGTCCTAATAAACCTGCTTCTGGGCGTAAATTGGATGGCAGAGAATCCCACTTATAACCACCAATTGCTGCAAGTAACACAGCATCACTGTTACGACAAGTTTCTAGAGTGGCAGATGGTAAGGGTTCGCCTGTAGCGTCAATTGCTGCACCACCAATAAGTGCTTCTTGGAATTCAAACTTCAGATCAAATTGCTTCCCTACGACTTTCAGCACATCTACCGCCACTGCCATAATTTCAGGGCCAATGCCATCGCCGGGGAGTAGAGTAATGCGGTAGTTCTGGGTCATAGCTGATGATTACTAGGTAAATGCTTACAGATTAAATATCATACCGAGCAAGTGTACCAATGGAGTTTTTAATTTATTTGTGAGTAGGGGAAGTAATCTGACAAATATTTCGATACTCAGCAAGTATGAGAACTTATCGCAAAAACTCAACTATATCAGCTATAGATTCATCTAAAAATTAAAAAAAACTATCTATAGGAATTTTTTGTTGAATTTAGTTGTATGTTTTTATGTTAATAAACGCAAACACAAAAAAGGTTTATGAATTTTAATCAAATAGGTCAAGTTGCTCTTCAACTGTTAACTTTGTTTGGACTTAAAGTTTTAGGCGCAATTCTTATATGGCTGATTGCTCAACGCTTGATTGATTTTGCATTGAAGCTAGTACGACGTGCTTTCCGAAGCCAACAAATTGACCCGACACTAATTAACTATCTTCTGAATATCATTGGTGTAACGCTGAAAATTGTTCTAATTGTGGCAATTCTCGGCTTCTTTGGGGTTGAAACAACTTCCTTTGCCGCATTGTTAGCAGCAGCTGGTATTGCAATTGGTGCAGCATGGGGAGGAC
The Nostoc punctiforme PCC 73102 genome window above contains:
- the leuB gene encoding 3-isopropylmalate dehydrogenase: MTQNYRITLLPGDGIGPEIMAVAVDVLKVVGKQFDLKFEFQEALIGGAAIDATGEPLPSATLETCRNSDAVLLAAIGGYKWDSLPSNLRPEAGLLGLRAGLGLFANLRPAKILPQLIDASTLKREVVEGVDIMVVRELTGGIYFGKPKGIFATETGEKRGVNTMVYTESEIERIGRVAFEAARKRGGKLCSVDKANVLEVSQLWRDRITQLSQEYPDIELSHLYVDNAAMQLVRAPKQFDTIVTGNLFGDILSDAAAMLTGSIGMLPSASLGASGPGVFEPVHGSAPDIAGQDKANPLAQVLSAAMMLRYALDQPKAADRIEQAVFQVLEQGDRTGDIISPGKNLLGCRAMGDSLIKALEQK